The sequence CAGCCCTGGAACACGTGACTTCAGATGCTCTGGTTGAAAAATTTGCTATTGCCGGCACCCCGGATGAATGCCGTGAGCAACTGAAAAAGCATCAGAGCGCAGCATCCCATACCGTTTTACACACGCCTTATGTTCCGCCGCTAACCGCTCAGGAAAGTGAAGATGCTTTTCGCAATATTATTACGACGTTTGGCCGAAAATAATTGCCCGGATCCAAAACTGGAGAGTCAATATGCTGACCGATAATGCCGAGTTTCAACAGCTCAATGCGTCTTTCGGGGAGGATTGCGTCAAACGGGCCAATGCCAGCGCAGTGGCTTTGTTACTGCATGATCGCAAACAACCAAGCCAGCCTGTAAATTTTCTCTTTCATACCGGTGTGCAGGACTGGATCATCGATCTCTATGCCCGCAGTATTCATCAATACGATCCCATGTTGCAGCATGCATTGAATGATCACCCCGAATGCGGTTTTACAGGGGTTAATTACAAAGATGCGCAGATGGTGCCGGTATCGTATCAGGCCGAAAACCAGCGTTACTGGCAAACCCTTGGGCAGGAGGGTTTTTGGGAAACCGCTACCTGCAAGAAGGTTTTGTCGAAGGATTTATCTCTGGTCATCGGTTTAATGATGTTTGAACCTGAGCGGCGCAAAGGTTGGCATCTTGGCGTGGATCGGGCGATGAATACACTGGATAGCTGGCTTGGTTCAGCTAAGGATTATCTGGTTGAGGAGTCGTTGCGTGCTCATTTTTTTGCCAGGCCGATGCCTGGAACGACGTTGCCGGGCGATATCGTTGCCCTGTTGACGAAAAGAGAGCAACAAGTTGTTTTCGAATTGATGAAGGGATACAGCAACAAACTCATTGGTCGCGAGTTGTGTCTTTCAATATATACGGTGGAAAACCACCTGAAACGCATCTATAAAAAGCTGGGAGTCAGTGGGCGCACTCAGTTGCTGGCTCGTCTGGGACACTAACGGTTTATAGAATATGACTGGTTTCAGTCATAGACCCGCGACCGCGGGATGCGTACATTAGATTTAATAAAAGGAGCTAACAATGCTGCAATCAAATAACGACCCCTTATTCAAAAGAACATTAGTCATTTGTGGTTGGTCCGGGCTGCTGGCTGTGATCTTTTTTGTTATTGGTGGTTCGGTCTTGGGAGGCATGATTCCTCCCCTGTTCAGTGCCGATGAATCCGCCCTGGAGTTTGTCCGCAAAGCCACCGAGAATTTGTTTCAAATTCGGGTCGGCACGGTATTTATGATTATTGCGTTGACTTTCCTGGGTCCTATGGGGGCGGGCATATTTTTGCAAACACGACGTTTTGAACGCACCGCTGGCTTGTCCTATGTTCAATTAATGATGGCAGGACTGGGAACCATAATCGCTATTCTGGTGGGCTTTAGCTGGGCCATGATGGTTTATCGAGTCGATGCCGCTCACGCCATTAATGTTCAGATGTTTGCCGATTTGGCTTACTTTCTGGCGCTGTTTTCGGCACCCGTTTTCTGTAGTTGGTGTGTCGCGATTGCATTGCCTATCCTGTTCGCTGAAGAAGGTCGTGAGCCTTTCCCTCGCTGGGTTGCTTACCTCAATATCTGGGCAGCGGTCTTATATGTACCAGGCCAGCTTATTCTGTTTTTTAAGGATGGCTTATTCGCCTGGCACGGTATCGTTGCTATGTGGATTCCTTATATCGCCTTTTTTCTCTGGATACTGATTTCCAGTTTAACCCTGTTGCAGGCAGCAAAAAAAGTGCAGCCTGAATAATCGTTGAGTTTTAGATTGCGAACCCAACCGACGGTGCAAAATACGCCCGACAAACCCGTGTTGAAAACCAAAATACCGGGAGAAGAGGGTATTTGGGTTTTTGTGGCGGGAGACCTGATTGTATTCGCTGTCTTTTTTATCCTTATCGCTTTGGGACACATTCAACAGCCGGAAGTATTTGCGGCGTCTCGTCAGCATCTGGATTTGTGGACAGGTATTGTTAACACGTTGCTATTGTTGACCGGTTCCTGGTTTGTGGCGCTGGGCGTCGAAAAATGCCGAACCGGGCACGACAGCTCCGTGAGTGGCTATTTTTCATTAGCACTTTTATGCGCCTTTGGTTTTGTTATAAACAAGGTCTTTGAATGGGGTGACAAAATAAGCGCGGGGTTTAATCCGTCAACCAATGATTTTTTCATGTATTTCTTTGTGTTTACCGGTATTCATCTCGTGCATGTGCTTATTGGCATTGCCGTATTGTTGGTGTTAAGAGCTACCAGCCGCAAGCCGACTATCAATACCGCGAATATTCGCACTTGCGAGAGTGGCGCTATTTTCTGGCATTTGGTTGATCTGCTATGGATTGCGCTGTTTGCACTTTTTTACCTTCTATGACGGCCCATCCATGACGAATAAACAGGCTTTGATTACTCACCCGTTTACGTTGACCTGGCTGCTTCTGGTTGTTGCTACCGGTATTGGCTGGTGGTTTGGTCAAACCGCCCAGAGTACGCAGGGAAATGTTTCATTGGCAGTGTCTGGTGTCATTATCATGGCTTTTGTGAAAATCTGGCTGGTGGGGTTTCAGTTTATGGAATTGAAACATGCACCGCGTTGGCTGCGACACACTTTTGATGCGTGGTGTGTGGCGATTTGCGCTGCATTACTGATTATTTGCCTTTGACTCCCTAGATATACCATTTTTCGGGTTATTTGTTTTCCGATATTGAAAGTGGTTGGGCAGGGCAGCCATGCTGCTTTTGTTTTATCTGTAACGCCATAATCGGGCACTGTTACTGCCAGCATTATTAAAAAAGCTAAAAGGAAAATATGATGAATCCGAATGAAATTTTCTTACCTGTTTTGACCATGTTTTTACTCACTATGCTGGTTTGGGTTTACCTGTTTGCCAAACGAATCCCTTTCATCAATGAAAACTTTGTGGATGAAGAAATAACGTCACAGGCGTTACAGGAACGGTCACCTCCAGATGTTTCAAACCCTTCCGATAACCTGAAAAATTTGTTTGAGCTACCGGTGATTTTTTATGCCGTAGTGCTGGCCATATTTACCCTTGGTCTGGTCGATCCAACCTATTTGATAACGGCTTGGGTATTTGCCATTTTTCGAGTGCTGCACAGCCTGATTCATTGCACTTTCAATCATGTAATGGCGCGCTTTGGCATGTATCTGGTTGCAAGTGCAGCTTTGTGGTTCATGGTTATTCGAATGGCTTATCAGCTGGTTGCAGGCTGAGTTCTATTTAAATTGTTAACGAGCGCCGCTATGACACGGCGTGTGAAAAAGAAAAACTTTAAAGAGAGAAACTGCATGAATGAAATAGTCGACCCGGAAGGTTATGTCCCTGCGACTGACCACCCGAAATGGAATCAAAGCCTGGTGTGTCACTGTTATGACCCCGATACCAAAGTGGGTTGTTTTATTCGTGTAGGGATTCAAGAGAACCTAAACGAATCTAATACCTGGTTTGTGTTCTTTAAAGATGGCAAGCCGCTGTTCACTCGCGCCAATATGAACTTGCCTTACACACCTGAAAGAATGAACCCCGGCATGAAAATCGCCGGTATGGAAATCACCGTTCTTGAGAAACTCAATAAAGTGAGGGTGCAGTTTGACGAAGCAGACTTTGCTTGTGATCTGGTGTGGGAAGGCATCTTTAACCCGCCGATGAAAGATTGCGTTGAGATGAGCCAGGATGAAGATGGCT is a genomic window of Pseudomonadales bacterium containing:
- a CDS encoding cytochrome c oxidase subunit 3; this translates as MSFRLRTQPTVQNTPDKPVLKTKIPGEEGIWVFVAGDLIVFAVFFILIALGHIQQPEVFAASRQHLDLWTGIVNTLLLLTGSWFVALGVEKCRTGHDSSVSGYFSLALLCAFGFVINKVFEWGDKISAGFNPSTNDFFMYFFVFTGIHLVHVLIGIAVLLVLRATSRKPTINTANIRTCESGAIFWHLVDLLWIALFALFYLL
- a CDS encoding cytochrome C oxidase subunit IV family protein; its protein translation is MTNKQALITHPFTLTWLLLVVATGIGWWFGQTAQSTQGNVSLAVSGVIIMAFVKIWLVGFQFMELKHAPRWLRHTFDAWCVAICAALLIICL
- a CDS encoding MAPEG family protein, whose translation is MNPNEIFLPVLTMFLLTMLVWVYLFAKRIPFINENFVDEEITSQALQERSPPDVSNPSDNLKNLFELPVIFYAVVLAIFTLGLVDPTYLITAWVFAIFRVLHSLIHCTFNHVMARFGMYLVASAALWFMVIRMAYQLVAG